A window of Prolixibacter sp. SD074 contains these coding sequences:
- a CDS encoding response regulator, which produces MEDNEELRQYLKENLEEKYEVIEAANGRQALEVLEKTLPDLILSDIMMPELDGVEFCRRVKDDKITSHIPFIFLTAKISEQHKLEGLQSGADDYIIKPFNFEILWIKIQNLIQLKKNIREVFKSKMNIEPKDISITSLDEKFMAKALDIIEEHMADIGFSVAEFGRQMGISRMQLYNKIVALTGSTPLEFIRILRLKRAAQLLQKSQLSVSEVAYQVGFNDPKYFSMHFKKEFQILPSKYREEKGS; this is translated from the coding sequence GTGGAGGATAATGAAGAACTGCGGCAATATCTGAAAGAGAATCTGGAAGAGAAGTATGAGGTGATAGAGGCAGCCAATGGTCGGCAAGCGTTGGAAGTATTGGAAAAAACGCTTCCGGATTTAATTCTTAGCGATATTATGATGCCGGAATTGGATGGTGTGGAGTTTTGCCGCCGTGTGAAAGACGACAAAATCACCAGCCACATTCCATTTATTTTTCTGACTGCAAAAATTTCGGAGCAACATAAGTTGGAGGGACTTCAAAGCGGTGCCGACGATTACATCATAAAACCTTTCAATTTCGAAATATTATGGATTAAAATTCAGAATCTCATTCAGTTGAAAAAGAACATCCGCGAAGTGTTTAAATCGAAAATGAATATCGAGCCGAAGGATATCAGCATCACGTCTCTGGATGAAAAATTTATGGCAAAAGCACTCGATATAATTGAGGAGCACATGGCTGATATCGGTTTTTCAGTCGCTGAATTTGGCAGGCAAATGGGCATTAGTCGCATGCAACTGTACAATAAAATTGTAGCGTTAACCGGAAGCACTCCTTTGGAGTTTATTCGCATCCTGCGATTGAAACGGGCTGCCCAACTCTTGCAAAAAAGCCAGTTAAGCGTATCGGAAGTGGCATATCAGGTGGGGTTCAACGACCCGAAATATTTCAGTATGCATTTTAAGAAGGAGTTTCAAATTCTTCCTTCCAAATACCGTGAA
- a CDS encoding IS1595 family transposase — MNERNQFKGVNSIKFNKTFSTDEDCYRYLAGIKWNETEFHCKKCGHTKYCKGVKPFSRRCMKCKYDESPTAGTQFDKCKFPLLLAFHIAFKISTKKKGMSSLELSREFELRQKTCWEFKWKIQQAMQSSKLHPINGIVHVDEFYIGGPEEGKPGRSKGDKKLVIVALEIVKGGVGRAYAQVISDASNTSFKPFFETYISKDAKIVTDVWKGYIPLKKDYPNMEQMKSEKGKNFPDLHFHIMNIKGWLRGIHQHCSEERLQGYLDEFHFRHNRRSNMETIFDVLIRRMVYSKPIRLQSVD, encoded by the coding sequence ATGAATGAAAGAAATCAATTTAAAGGAGTGAACTCAATTAAATTCAATAAAACATTTTCGACAGATGAAGATTGTTATCGGTACTTGGCAGGGATCAAGTGGAACGAAACAGAATTCCATTGTAAAAAATGTGGCCATACAAAATACTGCAAAGGCGTTAAGCCATTTTCAAGACGATGTATGAAATGTAAATATGATGAAAGTCCAACAGCCGGGACTCAGTTTGATAAATGTAAATTCCCATTACTACTGGCTTTTCACATAGCATTCAAAATAAGTACAAAGAAGAAAGGAATGTCTTCGTTGGAATTATCTCGAGAGTTTGAACTTCGTCAGAAGACTTGTTGGGAATTCAAATGGAAAATCCAACAAGCTATGCAAAGCAGTAAATTGCATCCTATCAACGGGATAGTTCATGTAGATGAATTCTATATCGGCGGACCAGAAGAAGGAAAACCAGGCCGGAGTAAAGGGGATAAAAAGCTTGTCATTGTTGCCTTAGAAATAGTCAAAGGCGGGGTTGGACGTGCTTACGCCCAAGTTATCAGCGATGCTTCGAATACTTCGTTTAAACCATTTTTTGAAACATACATTAGCAAGGATGCAAAAATCGTCACTGATGTATGGAAAGGATATATTCCTCTAAAAAAAGATTACCCAAATATGGAACAAATGAAATCAGAGAAGGGCAAAAATTTTCCAGATCTCCATTTTCACATTATGAATATAAAGGGATGGCTAAGAGGAATTCACCAACATTGCAGTGAAGAACGACTTCAAGGATACCTTGATGAGTTTCATTTTAGGCACAATAGACGATCAAATATGGAGACAATCTTCGATGTACTCATAAGAAGGATGGTTTATTCTAAGCCTATTCGCTTACAATCAGTTGATTAA
- a CDS encoding two-component regulator propeller domain-containing protein, whose translation MTRITWIVIALLVSVVQLMAQQTAINFSNISTRRGMSSNWVTSLCRDSDGFIWVGTNRGLNRFDGYDIATFEYRTGDSTSISDNYISCIAEDDNSNLWVGTRNGVNIKSVDEENFHQISLFNYNAFNCNDINNIGAIYVAHDSTVYLGTHEGFFTYRNGTFRHHLIDSTRFSAHVNNVMSFAEDIQGNIWMGTFTRNLICYRPGNGAIESIPLPPIYEGKYVNGLQKLFIDNDSLLWIGSQAGLYVYDLRKKKWQETLNQVLYREVGNKVISGIQEDKDGIIWLATDGAGIFLFDKQQNTVQNLAYKEGKSGTISTNGLFSMLIDKDDIVWLGTYKQGLDFYKPSSKKFRLIQNDPEIDNSLSFNDVDCCIEDRKGNIWIGTNGGGINILDRKTHRFRYITVENSGPNGLTNDIVVSLFEDHQKNIWIGTYFGGLDKYNPTTGKFNAYKYNADDSTSLSDDRIWSIFEDRNNRLWVGTLGGGLNVFNPETESFKRYTNENSNLSGNYINHISQDSKNRLWICTSDGLSIYDPKKDDFDVYFTKYSTDGTPFLGPISSSFEDSRGWHWLCSVNGLIKFSPESLSMVVINRSSGLVANPVYRILEDNQGNLWVSSSRGITKIHFSNIENDTTFTTSLRHFDETDGLQGLEFSETASLKTRNGELLFGGVNGVNIFRPEEIQIDKTVPGLIFTNLRVLNSDIKPEQEFNHRVLLNKPLNHTDQIVLKYSENLFSVEFAALTYLYPEKNKYRYQLEGFDNSWFETDGTANFATFTNLNNGDYILHVKGSNADGTWNEEGISLKIKVLPPFWKSWYAMAIYALVLTISLLGLRYVILFRERMNVELEMERSEAKRIHELDSMKLKFFTNISHEFRTPLTLIISPVEKLLPRFKGEPEEIYLNHIYQNSKKLINMINQLLDFRKMDDKGLSYNPSWGNIIEFITATVSSFNDLSYNKNIELRQITDLREYFMVFDKDKLEKVLFNLLSNAFKFTPLSGLVIVQVSLEVEQNDGQIEKKNNLVIRVKDNGVGIQPENIDKIFTRFYQEENGNGAREKGTGIGLSLVKEYVQLHGGKITVDSAPNIGSSFNVFLPVTEATELETHEVRGALREVKFTSDEKIA comes from the coding sequence ATGACCAGAATTACATGGATTGTAATTGCTTTACTGGTTTCAGTTGTCCAGTTAATGGCGCAGCAGACCGCTATCAATTTTTCCAATATCAGTACAAGACGAGGAATGTCTTCCAATTGGGTAACATCTTTGTGTCGCGACTCGGACGGATTTATATGGGTAGGTACCAACCGGGGATTGAATCGTTTCGACGGGTATGACATTGCAACATTTGAGTACCGGACAGGTGATTCCACCAGTATTTCCGACAATTATATATCCTGTATAGCTGAGGATGATAATTCCAATTTGTGGGTTGGAACCAGAAATGGCGTGAACATTAAAAGCGTGGATGAAGAGAATTTTCATCAGATTTCGCTGTTTAATTACAATGCCTTTAATTGCAACGATATCAATAATATCGGCGCTATTTATGTAGCGCATGACAGTACTGTGTACCTGGGAACACACGAAGGTTTTTTTACCTACCGGAACGGAACTTTTCGTCATCACCTGATTGATTCGACTCGTTTTTCAGCACATGTGAATAATGTAATGTCTTTTGCCGAAGATATCCAGGGAAATATTTGGATGGGAACGTTCACGCGCAATCTTATCTGCTACCGTCCAGGAAACGGTGCCATAGAATCGATACCGCTACCGCCGATTTACGAGGGAAAATATGTGAATGGCCTGCAAAAACTGTTCATCGATAATGATAGTTTATTATGGATTGGTAGTCAGGCAGGTTTGTATGTTTACGATCTCCGAAAGAAGAAGTGGCAGGAAACACTTAATCAGGTCTTGTATCGTGAGGTGGGTAACAAGGTAATTAGCGGTATTCAGGAAGATAAGGATGGAATCATTTGGCTGGCGACTGATGGAGCCGGCATTTTTCTGTTCGATAAACAGCAAAATACCGTCCAGAATCTGGCGTATAAAGAAGGAAAATCCGGAACTATCTCCACGAATGGGTTATTTAGTATGTTGATCGATAAGGATGATATTGTCTGGCTGGGTACCTATAAACAGGGGCTGGATTTCTATAAACCGAGCTCTAAAAAATTTCGGTTGATACAGAATGATCCGGAAATTGATAATTCGCTTAGTTTTAATGATGTCGATTGCTGTATTGAAGACCGTAAGGGAAATATTTGGATTGGCACAAATGGCGGCGGTATTAATATTCTTGACAGGAAGACGCATAGGTTCCGGTACATTACAGTAGAAAATAGCGGCCCCAATGGTCTGACCAATGATATTGTTGTTTCTCTTTTTGAGGACCATCAGAAAAACATCTGGATCGGTACCTACTTTGGCGGATTAGACAAATACAATCCAACGACTGGGAAATTTAATGCTTATAAGTACAATGCCGACGATTCCACGAGCCTTTCAGATGATCGCATTTGGAGTATTTTCGAAGACCGAAACAATCGGTTATGGGTTGGCACATTGGGTGGTGGACTGAATGTATTCAATCCTGAAACAGAGTCCTTTAAAAGGTATACGAACGAAAATTCCAATCTTTCAGGAAACTATATCAATCACATTTCTCAGGATAGCAAGAACCGACTTTGGATTTGTACATCTGATGGCTTATCGATTTACGATCCGAAGAAGGATGATTTTGATGTTTACTTTACGAAGTATTCGACGGATGGTACACCGTTTTTGGGGCCAATTAGTTCCAGCTTCGAAGATAGCAGGGGATGGCATTGGTTGTGCAGTGTCAATGGATTGATCAAGTTTTCACCAGAGAGTCTTAGCATGGTTGTTATTAACAGAAGTTCCGGTTTGGTCGCCAATCCTGTTTACCGTATTTTGGAAGATAATCAAGGAAATTTATGGGTTAGCAGTTCCCGGGGAATAACTAAGATTCATTTCTCCAACATTGAAAATGACACCACTTTTACCACCAGTCTCAGGCATTTCGATGAGACAGACGGTTTACAGGGATTGGAATTTTCCGAAACAGCTTCGTTGAAGACCCGGAATGGTGAGTTACTGTTCGGTGGAGTTAACGGAGTAAATATTTTTAGGCCTGAAGAGATTCAAATCGATAAGACAGTACCCGGCTTGATCTTTACGAATCTTCGGGTATTGAATTCTGATATTAAACCGGAACAGGAGTTCAATCATCGCGTATTGCTGAATAAACCTCTCAATCATACCGATCAGATTGTACTGAAATATTCCGAAAATCTTTTCTCCGTTGAGTTTGCTGCATTGACCTATTTATACCCTGAAAAGAACAAATACCGCTACCAGTTAGAAGGTTTCGACAATAGTTGGTTTGAAACTGATGGAACAGCCAACTTTGCCACCTTTACCAACCTGAACAATGGAGACTATATTCTTCACGTAAAGGGCTCAAATGCTGACGGGACCTGGAATGAAGAGGGAATTTCATTAAAAATAAAAGTGTTACCGCCTTTTTGGAAAAGCTGGTATGCAATGGCGATTTATGCTCTGGTGCTAACCATTTCCTTGCTGGGATTGAGGTATGTTATCCTTTTTAGGGAACGGATGAATGTAGAACTGGAGATGGAACGTTCAGAGGCCAAGCGTATTCATGAATTGGACAGCATGAAACTGAAATTCTTTACCAATATCTCGCATGAGTTCCGTACACCATTAACCTTGATAATATCGCCTGTTGAAAAGCTGTTGCCACGGTTCAAAGGTGAACCGGAAGAGATATACCTGAATCATATTTATCAGAACTCGAAGAAGTTGATTAATATGATAAACCAGCTGCTGGATTTCCGAAAAATGGATGACAAAGGATTATCGTACAATCCTTCGTGGGGAAATATTATCGAATTTATTACAGCCACCGTTTCATCCTTCAATGATTTGAGTTATAACAAGAACATCGAGTTGCGACAAATCACCGATTTGCGTGAATACTTCATGGTGTTTGATAAAGATAAACTGGAAAAGGTGCTTTTCAATTTGCTGTCCAATGCATTTAAGTTTACTCCTCTCAGTGGACTGGTGATTGTTCAGGTAAGCCTGGAAGTAGAGCAAAATGATGGGCAGATAGAGAAAAAGAATAATCTGGTGATCAGAGTAAAAGACAACGGCGTAGGTATACAGCCGGAAAATATCGACAAGATTTTCACTCGTTTTTACCAGGAAGAGAACGGCAATGGAGCAAGAGAAAAGGGAACAGGTATTGGTTTATCGTTGGTAAAAGAGTACGTGCAATTGCACGGTGGAAAGATTACCGTCGATAGTGCACCGAATATTGGTAGTTCTTTTAATGTGTTCTTGCCGGTTACCGAAGCCACTGAACTGGAAACGCATGAAGTTCGTGGAGCACTCAGGGAAGTAAAATTCACATCGGATGAAAAAATTGCATAG